The Lysinibacillus irui sequence TGACAAATTATTATATGATGGATATTTTAAATGCTGTTGGGAACGTACCCGAAGGCTTTGAAATGTTAGTGCCAGAATTAATGCCAGTTGACTTAATACAAGCTTCTATAGGACAGTTTCAAACAATAGGATTGTTAGTGATGATGGCTACTTTTGTGGGTATCATTAGTAAAGAACGTGCTAGTGGGATGGCTACCTTATTATATGTCCGCCCGATTTCTTTTGGCGCCTATTTTATGAGTAAATTTATCGTTATGAGCTCAGTTGGCTTTGTAAGTATTTTAGCTGGCTTTGCGGCGAATATCTACTACACTAGTATCCTATACGGAACTTTAGAAGTTGGGTCACTGTTTGCAATCTTTTTTACGTATTATGTGTGGCTACTATTCGTCATCGCTGTAACCTTAATGATGAGTGCCAGTTTTAAAACTATTATAGCTACGACATGTGCCTTTACGGTTATCTTTGTAGGACAAATAGTAGATATGATAGTGGGTCTTTTTTGGACAATATCTCCTTGGAAATTAGCGAGCTATGGAACTTTGCTAGCTCGAGGCACAATGGAGATGTCAGATTACTGGTGGAGCCTGATAATTACTGTAGCACTGACAATGCTCTGTATTAGTATTGGGATCGTCATGATGAAGAAAAATGCGCCTATGACAAAAATATAAAGAAATAAAAACGGTAAAAATCCCTTTTTGACGGATATTTACCGTTTTTTTATTTTAGATCATGCCACCATTGATTAACAAAATTAGGCCAACAAAAAACATAATCCATGAAAGGGCAGAACTTGTACTTTGATCAAAAAGTGATTGAATTTTTCTTAAGGGCTGATGCATATATCGACGGAATAAAAGATGGAAACAAAGCAGGATGATTCCAGGTGTAATCATCATCAAATTGTAACCTGCCAATATTGGTAACCATTCATAGAACGATAAATGATGGCTCGTTAAAATGCCAATTGCTGCAAAGTAAGGGAGAGCTGTTGCAACTTCTAAAATAGAGGTAGTGAAACCTAGGGCTATCATAGCACTAACATGTAAAGTTTTTGGTCTAGGTGCTCCCGTTGTCTTTTTCTTTGGTACTAGCCAACTACCTATGAATAAAATTCCGCCCACAATGGTCATGGTTAAACGAGCAGAGTAGCTGCTTAGCAAATTAGCGAGTGGATCAAATATGACATCTAGACCCAGCATTAGAAAAATGCCAGTGCTAAAGTAAAATAGTGCAACAGTTATCAAATAGGTAAGGACAAGTCGCAATTGGTGCTTTTTAGCCACAAGTAATAAATAGACGGTAACACCAATAATAGAGGGACTAAACATATCTAATAAAGCTAAAGCGCCAACCAACAACAGTATTTCATTGCTCATACTTAGGATCACCGAATGCCTTTTTTGTTTCATAAACATGGAAAGCCTGTTCGATAAAATGCAGAAAATCCTCCTCTAAGGGATATAATCCAATCTGTTCAGATTTTTGAGGAGACTTACGTATTGCCCACATTTTTTCTAAAAATTCTTCATTTCCTTCGAATTCTACTTGTGACTTTTCCATCATTCGTTTAATAATGTTCTGTACTGAAACTGCTTCAGGGCTCTCATTACTAAGTTGTTCTAACTGACCTAACAAACCAATCCATTCTAAAGTATTGGGGTCATTACGATTGACATTAGGAAGTTTTTGAAGAAGTTCTATTTCGGCTGCTGCAAAAATTTGCTTACACAATGCTTGCTTGTTCCCTTGATCTCGATTGGAAAGCTGAATAAATTTTTGAATAAGAGACTCAGTTAACCCTCCCTCAATAGCTGAAGCATTCTTTAATCCGTGTATAGCGTTCTCCATCTGTTGAAGTTTTCTTTGCTCTTCTATTAGAAAAGCTAATTGCTGATCTAAGCTAGCTTCCCAATCCCATGTATTATGAAGAAGTGTTTGAATTTCTTTTAATTTAAATCCTAATGCTTTTAAAAATACGATTTGCTGTAGTGTTTTCAGTTCATTCTCACCATAAATCCTATGTCCTCCATCAGTCCTTGTTGTTGGAAGTAATAATCCGATCTCCTCATAATAACGTAATGTTCGAACAGATATACCAGTTTGTTTTGATACAGTGTGAATCGTAAGCAAAATAACCATCCCCTCTCCTGTTATTGCCATTATACAAAATGACGTAACGTAACTTTCAAGGGGGAAAATACATACAAATGCTAACAAAATTACTTTCTTGGAATTTCCATAACTTAGGAATATAATGGGGATGTAACTCGAAATTTGTCAAATAACTCGGAAAATAAAAAGATCATGTAGAAAGAAGGTTTATACAAAGTGGGAACTGAAAATTCCGATCGTTTTCTGACAGCGTTTAATCGGATAGACCATAGATTAAGAGATATTGTAGGCATAAAGGATTTTATGCCATTTTATCGGCTTATTGATCAAGCGAAGAAAAAAGAGGTATTAGTGAAAAAATATGAAGATGATTTACGCTCATACGCTGATTTGCGAAATGCCATTGTACATCATCGTACGGCTTTAAACTATGTTATTGCAGAACCACATACTGATGTTGTAGAAAGAATTGAATACATAGATGCTACTCTTGCTAAGCCTATGCTTGTAGGGCAAATGTTTCGAAAGAGAGTCTTTGTTTTTCAAGAGAATGATTCACTAGCACATGTCTTAAAAGTAATTCGCCAACGAAAATATACACAGTTCCCTGTCTATTATAATCGACAATTTAAAGGACTTATCACAACCGTAGGAATCACCAATTGGCTTGCTTCAAAGATGGGTGGCGATCATTTACCGAAAGGTATTCCGACGTTGTATGATATTTTAATGCATGAGAAAAATAGGGTGAATTATAAATTCGTCAGTAGATACATTACGATTTATGAGGCAGAGGAAATATTTAAACAGGGAGTAGAAAGAGGTAGGCGTTTTGAGGCATTATTAATAACGGAGCATGGCAAACCACATCAAAAATTAATTGGAATTATTACACCATTAGATATTGTTAAAATTGATTAATAAAAGAACGAGACAAACAAGCAATTATGGGCTTGAATGTCTCGCTTTATCTTTTAAGCTGATATATAAGGAACCATTTGTTTGAACTTGTGCAAAAAAGACATCCTCAACTGACTGCACGTTTTGCTTTTTTAACTTTTTCATTACCCAGTCTTCTGTTAACTCAAGCTCCACTATATTCTCCTTAATAAGCTGACCATCAGAAATAACCTCAGTAGGTAAATAGGTAGGTGGCGAAACATCTGCTTTAACATCCTGCTTCGTAGCAACTTGTTCAGATGTTTTTTGCAGCACACTAAGCTTCCCGTTTGTTTCAAGCAATGCGTACTGGACGTCCTGTACAGAGAAAATGGCTTGCTCTCGTAGCATCATTGTTAGTTCGTCCATATGCAAACGATTTTTCTTTAAAGCTGATTCTAAAATAAGACCATTTTGTACAACAATCGTAGGCTTGTCATCAATCAGTACGCGTGCCTTTTTAGACTTAATTGTAATAATGGTCATTAAATAAGTTAAAGCACTCCACCAAATAAGGGAAATCATACCGTCTAAAAAAGGCGTTTCTTCTTGTGAGGCAATTTCTGAGGCAATCGATCCAAATGTGATACCCGTAATATAATGGAAGAACGTTAGTTGACCTAATTGCTTCTTCCCAAGGATACGAGCCAGAATAAGTAAGACAAAAAATGAAAGCGTTGTTCGAAGAATCATTTCCCAAAAATGAGCATGAATAAAGCTTTCCATGCATATATCAACTCCTTTTACAGCTGTCGAAACATAGCTTGTGCAAAATGATTGATAGTATGCGACAATCAAAAATAACCAAAATTTATAAGAGCGAGGTGGCAGCATGAATAATCAATTAAATGTGGCAAATCCTATCTATCCAATAATGATTGCAATAGGTGTTGCTCACCTAATCAATGATACGATGCAAGCAGTAATACCAGCGATGTTTCCGATATTCAAAAGTGAGTTAGGACTGACCTTCACACAAATTGGACTCATATCATTTGTCTTAAATATATTTGCTTCTGCCTTACAGCCTATTGTAGGGTTTGTCAGCGATAAAAAGCCAATGCCATATGCGTTACCGATAGGAATGATAAGTTCTTTTATAGCCATTGCTATTATTGCGTTCACAACACAGTATTGGATTATTCTTATTGCAGTATTATTTTTAGGCTTTGGTTCGGCAATTTTTCACCCAGAGGGATCTAGAGTATCATTTATGGCAGCAGGCTCTAAAAGGGGACTTGCTCAATCTATTTATCAAGTTGGAGGAAACTCAGGGCAAGCTCTTGCACCATTGATTAGCGCCTATATTTTTGATATTTTTGGTCAGCGTGGTGCAGCAATCGTATTAGTGGCGGCAACTTTTGGAATTATATTATTAAGTAAGATTGCAGGATGGTATAAGAAACAATTGGAGCAAGAACGTGAGGCGAAGAAAAAACGTGTTTTAGTTTCATCATTGCCACCTTTAACAAAGAAACAAGTAGGGATTGCTTTAACTTTATTGTTTACTATTATTTTTGCGCGATCATTTTATACAACAAATATAACAAGCTTTTACGTCTTTTATCTGATGGATCATTATGATGTCAGTCTACGACTAGGGCAAATACTTATTTTCCTCTTCATGGCATTTGGGGTAGTAGGTACATTTTTCGGCGGCTCTTTGTCTGACAGGATTGGGAGGAAAAACGTCATCATCCTTTCTGTTGCAGTACCAATGCCATTTTGTTTAGCATTACCTTATGTGCCATTATGGGCTGCTATGATCTTTTTAGTCATTATCGGTACATTGATTATGATTAGCTTCTCCGTGACAGTGGTCTATGCACAGGAACTCGTCCCTACAAAAATTGGCACAATGGCTGGCTTAACGACAGGCTTTGCCTTTGGTATGGGAGCAATAGGTGCGATGGTTATCGGTGTATTAATGGATCATAAGGGTATTGATTTTACAATGATAGTTGTTTCGTTATTACCTTTATTATTGTTAGTTGCTTTCTTCTTACCGAAGGATAAACCCGCATCTCCTGTAGTTTAATAAAAAAACGCGTCTAGGACGCGTTTTTTATTGTCTTAATGGGGCTAAAAATTCGGCAGGAAGCTTCTCTTGATCGATCACATAGCCTTCTGAAATATGGACTTCATGCATTTTATCGTTGTAAGTGAACTTGAAAATGCCATTATCAAAATCTGTGCCGATTTCCTTGAAAAATATCCCTTCAATTGATACATATTTAGGGCATGTAAAGGCTACTTTGAAGTCTTCCTGCTCTTTAATTAAGTAAGCACGTACTCCTTTTTCGTATGTTTCATTTGCATCATCATCTGTTGGACGTTGAACAGCAACAATATGAAAATCCACAAAAGGAACTTCTTTTAACAGAACGTTGAGGAAAGAACCTTTAGTAATTTCCTCCCACCTGCTTTGAGCGCTTTGCCCTACGATAATTTGAGAAATTCCATAATTTTTTGCGACTTCTGCAATTACTTTCTGTATGGGGCGTTTTTCATTATCTTGCAAAATAAATTTTTCAACCTCTAGTTCATCTGATAACTTCTTCCACTGCTCAATATAACTAGATTTCTCTGCGTCAAATGCATCAAGGGGTTGCGAATCGACTGAAAGAATATAGAGTGGGCAATCTAGCATGGAGGCCATCTTGTGACCACGACGTATTAAACGTTCGCCATTTAAGCCGTAGTAAACGCAAACTAATATACTTTCATCCAAACGCCCTTTTACATGCTTCATAAAAAATGTACACCTCTTATCTGTTGATATTTTATTAATTTCACTGCTGATTTTGAAAAAATTATCCTAAAACAGCTAAATTCGATGCTGTTACAGTGCATTATGCTCATTTATATTGTATACTTTAAAATGTATAAAAGTTAACGAAAATATATTGGAAAACCCTTGAAGGATAAAGCTTAAATCAATGATTTATAATTATTTAATTTATGCATCATGTGCATCAAAGATAAATTGCTTCCATATGCCACACTATTATGCAGGGAGTTAAAAATATAGTCAAGTGTCTTCATTGTGCTGATATAATTGAGTTGAATTGATTTGCGACCGTATAAATTATTTGATTTTCCACAAGTTATTTAAGCTTGCATCGGGTTAGATGTAACAAAGTAACTAAAAAGGATCCATTTGTTAGGCATTTTAATACCCCGCACCTTCCAATTACAAAAATTTCAAGAATATATCTAATATGTTACTTAGCTTAAACAAAATTCTAAAGTCTTAGCACTTATTATTCCAATTCACCATAAAAATTGCTAGATGATTTTGATTGTAGGAGGTTTTCATTTGGTTACAGTTCTCATTGCGATACTTTTGCCATTTGTTTGTGCTGCTCTAATCCCATTGCTTTATAGGCGACTAAGGCGTGTTACACATCTTGGCTGGTTTGTTTTATCCGTTCCATTCATCTTGTTTGTTTTACTCGCGCGCTATATTCCTCAAATTGCCGAGGGTAAGACGTTTATCCATACATATGAGTGGATTCCCTCTTTTAATATAAATTTCACAACTTATCTTGATGGACTCAGTATGATTTTTGGCTTGCTGATTACAGGAGTAGGTAGTTTAGTCATTTTATATTCTATTTTTTATTTATCAACGAAAGAATCTCTTCATCATTTTTACTGCTATTTATTACTATTCATGGGCGCTATGCTTGGCGTTGTTTTTTCAGATAACTTAATGATATTATACACATTTTGGGAATTAACAAGTGTGTCATCATTCCTATTAATTGCATTTTGGCATCATAGAAAGGCATCACGTGCAGGAGCAAAAAAAGCAATGATGATTACAGTCTTTGGCGGACTATCAATGCTTGCAGGCTTCTTAATGCTCTATGTAGCTTCCAATACATTTAGTGTTCGTGAAATTGTGGCCAATGTAGAAGTTATACGTGATCATGCACTATTTACTCCCGCACTAATTTTAATTTTATTAGGGGCTTTTACGAAATCGGCACAATTTCCATTCCATATCTGGTTACCTGATGCAATGGAAGCGCCAACTCCAGTTAGTGCTTACTTACACTCAGCCACGATGGTTAAAGCAGGTATTTATTTAGTTGCGCGTTTTTCTCCAATCTTTGGTGGAGAATCAATCTGGTTCTGGCTAGTGAGCGTTATCGGTTTAGTAACGTTATTCTGGGGCTCCTTTAATGCTGTTCGACAAACGGACTTAAAAGCTTTATTAGCCTTTTCTACAGTAAGTCAGCTAGGCTTAATTATGAGTCTATTTGGCCTTGGGTCTGTTGGACATTATTATGGCTATGCAGAAAGCTCGATTGTGTATACACAAGCAAGCTTTGCGGCACTATTTCATCTTGTCAATCACTCTACATTCAAAGGTGCTTTATTTATGATGGTTGGAATTGTCGATCATGAAGTAGGGACACGAGATATCCGTCGTCTTGGTGGTTTAATGTCTTTGATGCCTGTAACTTTTACAATTGCAGTAATCGGAAGCTTCTCAATGGCAGGATTACCGCCGTTTAATGGTTTCCTAAGTAAAGAAATGTTTTTTGCAGCTGTATTGGCTATAAGGGATGTAGAAGCTTTCTCTATTGCTGATGTAGGTTTATTTTTCCCATTCATAGCATGGGTGGCAAGTATCTTTACCTTTGTTTATAGTATGATTTTAATTTTCCGTACATTTTTGGGTAAACTACAGCCTGAAAAAATGGATCGAAAACCACACGAAGCCCCATTTGGCATGTTAATTTCACCCATTATTTTATGTTTATTAGTAGTCGGTATCTTTTTCTTCCCAAATGTGCTCGGCCACTATATTTTAGAGCCTGCAATGGCAAGTATTTATCCTACATTTCCGTCCTCAAGTGAATTAACGCCACATATTCATGCATGGCACGGCATTAATGCAGAGTTATGGATGACGTTAGGTGTCATTATTATCGGTATTATCTTATTTAAAACATTAAAAAGTTGGAAGCCACTGTATCGTATATTTTCTCAAAAGTATACGTTTAACACATACTACAATCGATTGATCGAAATTAGTGAAAATGGCTCTGAGAAGCTCACTCGTAAATATATGACTGGCAATTTAACGCATTATTTTGTCTATATATATGTATTTTTCATTGCGCTTATAGCTGGCTACTTTATATGGTCAGATGCAATGACCTTTCATTTTGACATGGACTCGGTCATTGAGTCTTACGAGTTAATTCTTGTGTTTGTTATGATATTTGCGGCTGTTTGGATGATATTTGCAAAGGGCCGGGTTACAGCGATGTTGTTAAATGGTGTTTTAGGCTATTCCATTGCATTTTTCTTTGTTATTTTCCGTGCTCCAGATTTGGCTTTAACACAATTAGTTGTTGAATCGGTAACAACCGCTCTATTCCTTCTATGTTTTAAATATTTACCGGATTTAATGCCTGAAGCGCCTCCTAAAAGGGTGCAATGGTCAAAAGCGGTGATTTCTATTTTTGTTGGGGCAACCGTAACGATGGTTGGATTCGCAGTAGTGCACTACGACCGCTTTGAGCCAGTGTCCACTTATTTTAATGATGCCTATGAGTTAGCAGGTGGTTCCAATATTGTTAATACAATTTTAGGGGATTTCCGTGCCTTTGATACAATGCTTGAGGTTGTGGTTCTTCTGATTGCTGGCTTAGGGGTTTATACATTAACGAAGCTTAAGCCACGAAAGGAGGAAGCGGATCGTGAAAATTAATGATGTGATATTAAGGACAGTCACAAAGGCAGTCGTGTTCATTATTTTAACACTTGGCGTGTACTTGTTCTTTGCTGGTCATCATGCTCCAGGTGGTGGCTTTATAGGGGGCCTTGTGTTAGCTTCTGGCATTGTTTTATTATATCTCGCTTATGATATAGAGACTGTTCATAAAGGAATGCCTTTCGATTTTAAAAAGGTTGCTGCTCTTGGTGTTTTTCTTGCGACTGGAACGGCAATTGGTGCATTGTTTTTCGATGTGCCATTTTTAACGCAGACATATACGTATATAGATGTTCCGATATTTGGAAAAATGGGCTTTTCAACCGTAACTATTTTTGAAGCGGGTGTCGCATTAACGGTTGTAGGTGTTGTTGTAACAATTATTTTAAGTATAAGTGAGGATGAGTAGCCAATGGAATCTTTAATACTTGTTTTAGTCGGTATATTAGTAGCTGTTGCGACGTACTTAATCCTCTCTAAGCAGTTATTGCGTGTAATTTTAGGAACAGCTGTTTTATCTCATGCTGCCCACTTACTGATTCTGACAATGGGAGGTCTTAAAAAAGGGGATGTACCGTTATTAGGGGAATCAGAGGGTCCTTATACAGATGCATTACCACAGGCATTAATTTTAACAGCCATTGTTATTAGCTTTGCTGTTACAGCTTTTGTTCTCGTTTTAGGCTATCGAGCGTACAAAACAAATGGATCAGGTAATTTTGATGAAATGAGAGGTACGCCGGATGAGTAATATGATTGTTTTACCATTAATTGTACCGGTAATTACTGCCATTTTACTGGTATTTTTAAAAGAGCATGTTATTTTACAACGCATCATTAGTTTACTGACTTTAAGCTTTATCGTTATTATTAGCATCATTTTATTACTAGAGATTCAAGAGCAAGGTGTGATGCGAATTGATTTTAGTGGTTGGGCACCACCTTTTGGTATATCGTTTGTTGCAGATTCTTTTGCAATATTATTAGTATTAGTGGCCAATCTTGTAGCTGTTATTTGTATGCTATATGCAATTTTTACAATGGAGCTTGGATATGAAAAGATGTATTTTTATCCATTTACTCTGCTTATGGTTGCAGGGGTTAATGGTTCATTTTTAACAGGGGATATTTTTAACTTATTTGTATGCTTTGAAGTAATGTTGCTCGCTTCTTATGCATTGATCAGTCTAGGTGGCGAAAAAATTCAACTACGAGAAGCATTAAAATATGTGTTAATTAATATTGTTGCTTCTTGGATTTTCTTAGTAGCTTTAGCCTTTCTATATGGTACAGTTGGTACTTTAAATATGGCCCATATTTCTGTTCGTGTCATGGAGGCAGGAGCGAATCCTCTCATTACAACAGTGGCGCTAATATTCTTAATCGTCTTTAGCTTGAAGGCTGGACTTTTATTATTCTTCTGGTTGCCTGGCTCCTATAGTGTACCACCAACTGCCATAGCGGCTTTATTTGCGGCATTATTAACAAAGGTTGGGATATATGCACTTGTGCGGACGTTTACATTGCTTTTCCCTAATAACACTGAAGTGACACACATGGCTCTTGGTATAATGGCAGGGATAACGATCGTAGCAGGTTGTATCGGTGCTCTATCAGGGCGCGATGTTAGAACGATTGCTTCATACAATGTGCTCATTGGAGTTGGATTTATAGTCACTGGTTTAGCGATTGGTACAGAGTCTGCTTTACAAGGTGTTATCTATTATTTAATGCATGATATGGTTGCTAAGGCAATGCTTTTTTTAGCAGTGGGCATGATGATTTATGTTACGGGGGAAACGGTCATAGATAAAATGAGTGGGCTTATCCGGAATTATCCCTTTTTTGGATGGATGTTCTTCATCGCCATGTGCTCATTAGCAGGTATACCCCCTTTAAGTGGCTTTTTAGGGAAAGTTTTAATCGGACAAGGAGCAATAGAAGGAGGCCATTTTGTTCTATTAGGTCTAGGATTTTTCTCTAGTTTAATTGTTTTGTATTCACTGCTGCGAATATTCCTCTCCTCCTTTTTTGGAGAAACCATTATTAGCTTGGAAGATGAAAAGCCATTACCCAAGCGAATTTTGCTACCTATAACATTACTGGCTGCTTGTACAATTGGCTTAGGAATTGGAGCAGAGAAATTGGCTCCTTTTGTAACGGATGCGGCAGAAACACTTTATACGCCTTCCATTTATATTGATGCAGTATTAGATGGGGAACTATGGCAAGGTGAGGTGAATAAATAATGGCAATGCAGTTTATATTGAATTTATTTATTGCAACACTTTGGTTACTCTTACAGGATGAAGTGACACCCCAATTTTCGACATTTTTAATGGGCTTTATCGTAGGAGTGGGTATTTTATATGCTATGCACCGTTTTTATGGCACCCAATTTTACTTGCGACGAGTATTTTCCATTATAAAGTTATTATGGCTTTTTAATTGGGAGCTATTTTTATCAAGCTATAGCGTATTAAGACAAATTACAACGCCAAAGCTTACTATTACACCTGGTATTTTCACTTATAAAACAGTATTAAAGGGTGATTGGGAAATTACAGCACTTGCATTATTGCTTACACTAACACCAGGTTCTGTCGTTATGGAAGTATCAGAAGAGGGGGATGTTTTTTATATTCATGCCATGGATATTGAACAGTCCAAAGATGCTGTCATACGCTCTATTGGGAAATTTGAACAAGCAATAATGGAGGTGACACGTTAATGATTGATAATATTTTACTTTTAGCACTGGCTTTCTTTAGTATCTCCATTGCATTATCGCTGTACCGTGTTATTCGTGGTCCATCAATGCCTGATCGAGCTATAGCTCTTGATACAATTGGCGTAAATCTATTATCAGCCATTGCCATCGTATCAATAATTTTAAAAACAAAGGCATACCTAGAAGCTATTCTTATTTTAGGTATATTAGCGTTTATTGGAACAATTGCCTTTACAAAATATATAGAAAGAGGTGTGATTGTTGAACGTAAATCAAATGATTGAGTGGGCAGCAGTCATCCTTATTCTTATAGGTTCAATTGTGAGTATGATTAGTGCATTTGGTATGATTCGCTTACCAGATGTCTATACACGATCACATGCTGCTACCAAAAGCTCCACGTTATCAGTATTAACATGCCTATTAGGTGCATTTATTTACTTTTGGGTGCATGATGGCTTTGTCAGTGTACGTTTAATTTTAGGTATTCTATTCGTCTTTGTGACAGCTCCCGTCGCAGGACATTTAATTTGTCGGGCCGCCTATCGTTCTCGCGTTCCATTAGCAGAAGGCTCTGGAGAGGATAAGCTAAAAGCTAAGCTATTTAAAGAAGAAAAATAAGCGCTGGACCTCCATATGGGGGTCTTTTTTATTAACTCGAAATTTTAATTTTTTACTTACCGAACGATGGATAATATTCGAGCTTTCGGAAAATAGTATAGTAAAGCCTTTATGAAAAATAAATAAATTGACTTATCTGAAAATTATGTATATAATATTTCACTAAATTTTTTTTAGTTTGTCTTGATTATTATTTCAAAAGAGTATATCTTAATTAGCAGATAGATTTTTTATTCTTTAACATGAATAAATATCCAATCGACTATTTTCGAGAAATGTATTCTCATACACAATAAATTATAAATAAAAGGAGAGTATAAATGATGAAGAACAAGTTATTCTTGTTAATGCTTGTACTTGTAATAGGTGTACTTGTCGCATGTGGCAGTAAAGATAATAATGCTAGCAATGCAGGATCAAATACTAATACAGAGGACAAGCAGGTATTAAAAGTTGGTACATCAGCTGACTATGCACCATTTGAATATGTGGACGCAGCGAAAGGCGAAGAAATTATTGGCTTTGATATTGATTTAATCAAGTTAGTTGGCGAAAAAATAGGCGTTGATATGCAAGTGCAAGATATGGACTTCAATAGTTTAGTACCAGCGCTACAGGCAGGAAAAATTGATGTCGTTATTTCTGGTATGACGCCGAACCCAGAACGTGAAAAAGTGGTTGATTTCTCTGATAAATACAATGAAACAGAGCAAGTAATCATTGTTAAAAAGGATAGCGGTATTAAAAAAGAGGCTGATTTGGCTGGTAAAAAAATTGGTGTACAAACAGCATCTATTCAAGAAAATTTAGGTAATGAAATCGCGAAAAAAGTAGATGTATCAGTAGAAGGACGTACACGTATTCCTGAGATTATTCAAGATATGATGTCTAAACGCTTAGACGCAGGTATTTTAGAGGGTGGCGTTGCGAAAGGTTATTTAAAAACAAATGATCAATTAGAAGCCTTCCCTGTAGAAGAACAACCAGAAGATTTCAAAGCGATCGCGGTTCCAAAAGGAAGCGATTTAAAAGATAAAATTAATAAAGCATTAAAAGAACTAGCTGATGAAGGCAAAATTCAAGAGCTAGAAGAAAAATGGTTAGAAAAAGTTGAATAATTAAAGCATGCGATAGCTCCTATTTGGGCTATCGCTTGTGCTTTTCTTTTTATCAATTCCGCCTCGGCACAACCTCGTCTAGATTTATTTATGAATTTTCTGTACGTGAGATTGTGCCTTCGGTGCAAAAAATAAAAGCTGTATTAAGTTGAAAAAGAAAGGAGGGAGCGCTGTGAATTTAGATTTTACGGCGATTGTTCCCTCTATTCCTTATATTTTAAAAGGGATAGGTGTTACACTTCAAATTGCAATCGGTGCATCCATCATCGGTTTTATTGTAGGTATACTTTTAGCATTATGTAAAATTGGAAAGGTCAATGTTTTACGTTGGTTTGCAGATTTCTATACGTCGATTTTCCGTGGTACACCACTTGTATTACAATTATTAATTATTTATTATGCAGTACCACAATTATTAGATATTCAAATTGAACCTATACCAACAGCCATTATTGCGTTTGGTCTAAACTCGGGTGCTTATATTTCGGAAATTATCCGTG is a genomic window containing:
- a CDS encoding MerR family transcriptional regulator, translated to MVILLTIHTVSKQTGISVRTLRYYEEIGLLLPTTRTDGGHRIYGENELKTLQQIVFLKALGFKLKEIQTLLHNTWDWEASLDQQLAFLIEEQRKLQQMENAIHGLKNASAIEGGLTESLIQKFIQLSNRDQGNKQALCKQIFAAAEIELLQKLPNVNRNDPNTLEWIGLLGQLEQLSNESPEAVSVQNIIKRMMEKSQVEFEGNEEFLEKMWAIRKSPQKSEQIGLYPLEEDFLHFIEQAFHVYETKKAFGDPKYEQ
- a CDS encoding MFS transporter; this encodes MNNQLNVANPIYPIMIAIGVAHLINDTMQAVIPAMFPIFKSELGLTFTQIGLISFVLNIFASALQPIVGFVSDKKPMPYALPIGMISSFIAIAIIAFTTQYWIILIAVLFLGFGSAIFHPEGSRVSFMAAGSKRGLAQSIYQVGGNSGQALAPLISAYIFDIFGQRGAAIVLVAATFGIILLSKIAGWYKKQLEQEREAKKKRVLVSSLPPLTKKQVGIALTLLFTIIFARSFYTTNITSFYVFYLMDHYDVSLRLGQILIFLFMAFGVVGTFFGGSLSDRIGRKNVIILSVAVPMPFCLALPYVPLWAAMIFLVIIGTLIMISFSVTVVYAQELVPTKIGTMAGLTTGFAFGMGAIGAMVIGVLMDHKGIDFTMIVVSLLPLLLLVAFFLPKDKPASPVV
- a CDS encoding ABC transporter permease, coding for MRGFSVLLKKEFREAWRSWKFLWIPLVFALLGMSDPLTNYYMMDILNAVGNVPEGFEMLVPELMPVDLIQASIGQFQTIGLLVMMATFVGIISKERASGMATLLYVRPISFGAYFMSKFIVMSSVGFVSILAGFAANIYYTSILYGTLEVGSLFAIFFTYYVWLLFVIAVTLMMSASFKTIIATTCAFTVIFVGQIVDMIVGLFWTISPWKLASYGTLLARGTMEMSDYWWSLIITVALTMLCISIGIVMMKKNAPMTKI
- a CDS encoding GAP family protein is translated as MSNEILLLVGALALLDMFSPSIIGVTVYLLLVAKKHQLRLVLTYLITVALFYFSTGIFLMLGLDVIFDPLANLLSSYSARLTMTIVGGILFIGSWLVPKKKTTGAPRPKTLHVSAMIALGFTTSILEVATALPYFAAIGILTSHHLSFYEWLPILAGYNLMMITPGIILLCFHLLFRRYMHQPLRKIQSLFDQSTSSALSWIMFFVGLILLINGGMI
- a CDS encoding YetF domain-containing protein; its protein translation is MESFIHAHFWEMILRTTLSFFVLLILARILGKKQLGQLTFFHYITGITFGSIASEIASQEETPFLDGMISLIWWSALTYLMTIITIKSKKARVLIDDKPTIVVQNGLILESALKKNRLHMDELTMMLREQAIFSVQDVQYALLETNGKLSVLQKTSEQVATKQDVKADVSPPTYLPTEVISDGQLIKENIVELELTEDWVMKKLKKQNVQSVEDVFFAQVQTNGSLYISLKDKARHSSP
- a CDS encoding adenine nucleotide alpha hydrolase family protein, producing the protein MKHVKGRLDESILVCVYYGLNGERLIRRGHKMASMLDCPLYILSVDSQPLDAFDAEKSSYIEQWKKLSDELEVEKFILQDNEKRPIQKVIAEVAKNYGISQIIVGQSAQSRWEEITKGSFLNVLLKEVPFVDFHIVAVQRPTDDDANETYEKGVRAYLIKEQEDFKVAFTCPKYVSIEGIFFKEIGTDFDNGIFKFTYNDKMHEVHISEGYVIDQEKLPAEFLAPLRQ
- a CDS encoding CBS domain-containing protein, whose protein sequence is MGTENSDRFLTAFNRIDHRLRDIVGIKDFMPFYRLIDQAKKKEVLVKKYEDDLRSYADLRNAIVHHRTALNYVIAEPHTDVVERIEYIDATLAKPMLVGQMFRKRVFVFQENDSLAHVLKVIRQRKYTQFPVYYNRQFKGLITTVGITNWLASKMGGDHLPKGIPTLYDILMHEKNRVNYKFVSRYITIYEAEEIFKQGVERGRRFEALLITEHGKPHQKLIGIITPLDIVKID